The genomic region CCTTGTGTAAGGGGTCTTTTGGCATCTAGTTCTACTTTCTTTCGGTCAATCATAGTTAACAGGCTTTCACTTGTTTTCAATCTAGCATCGATAGGTTTATGGGCTGTTTGCGGTATTCGCCAACTTCTTCCCTCTTGATATGCTCCAGATATTTTCCCCTCTGCACATAAAGTTCTTACACGTCTATCTGATATATTCCATTTTCTGCAACTTGTTTTACGTTTAAATACATATTCTTCGCTCCAATCTAATCCTATTATACCCATTTATCGGAACGATATCAATGCTATCGGAACAATACAACTTTACTCATTTATATCCATGTTAATCCAACAACATTTGTTGTTTTGGCTTATGCTTTACAAAATCTATGGTATGAAATAGAACGAAGCAAAAGGCTCGTCCTATTTCATACCAATATTAGTTTCCTAGTTTCTGGGAAGTCTTCAACATATTCTCAATAAATATTCCATAGCCTTGACTTGGATCATTCACAAACGACTATGTCAAGCAAGGACTAAAAAAAATACCTTTTTTGATTTTCACTATTTTTCTCATTTAAATCCACTAACTTCTTATCTCCATCAAAACATCTTCTGGTATAAATAATTCAAATAATAGAATCACTTATACCAAAAGACATAATTACTAATATATCTTTTAGTTTAATCCCCCAGCCGGGTTACATATGCTTGAATAGCTTATTCACCACAATATAAAGCAATTCCCATTCGCTTTATATTAGTGCCACCTCTATCCATTTTTTCTCGAAGGATAGGTGCTAGTAATATTTCATTATCTCCTGCTGCAACGTAGGTAAGTAAATTCTATGGCTCAGTATCTTTAGGGTTGGACAGTAAAAGTGCTACTGCAGAAACTTCAACGCACGATTAGGAATTCACAACCTTCTATACAAATCATAAAAGGCGAAAACATTATCTAGTCATATGATTGTCCTATTTAATTATCAAGGTTCCGTATCTCTTGTTTGTTTCAAGAGTATATATAAAGTCTGCCTCATTCTTTTTGTTATTACGATTACCTACGTTTAGAACTTTTAACTCTTCCAATTACATATAGGTAATATTTTCTTCTTTCCAACAATAAAGAGCCGTTGTTCACTTACCAATTATTTGATAAATGTACAACAGCTCATCATGCTGGAATTATTCTTTAATTTTGTTTTCTCATCATTATATTTTTGCCACTATAAGCTTCTCTTTTGCATGATCTTGATACAATGATGGAAGTAATTTATCAAATACATAGCATAACACCAATGTAAGAACTGCTCCAACAATTGTCCAAAGTACCCTTTGCCCCACAATACTATAGCTTAAATCACCGCTTGCCAAAATATTGGCAGTTGTTGCGTGCATGCCAATGCACGCACTACCCATAATATACTTATTCGGCATGAAAAATCCAATTCCAATCATTGTGATAATAGCAACCGCAATTAACACCACCATGTTTGCATCCCAAAACACTAATCCACCAAGAACAATCATACTAATCAGTGCACCGATAATTCTTCTGTTCCCCCTGGTCCAAATTTTCCCGTATTCTCCATCAATCAACACGGCGCTTGCAGATATAATGAGCCAATATCCTCTGTGATCATATACAAGATATCCAACCCAGCAAACAACAAAAATAATCAAGCAGTGTATCCGTGTTCTTTGAATTATCATGCGATTTTCCTTGAAGAAGGTTTTATATTTGCACATTGCACCTTGAGATATACTATCAGCAGAATGTAATGGTGCACCTTTTTTACGAAGCCTAATAAATGTAAACACAAGTAGAATTACAGTGAATAGCAATCCCCATTTTACAATATCAGCCACAGCTTGCACTCCGCCAGCTTGATTATTTACGATTAAATAAAGAAGCCCAATGTGAAAGTAATAAGGGAATTTGTTATTTCTCACACTCCAAAAAATATAGGAACACCCATAAATCAAGGTGAACAAAAAAGGAACAAATATGGTATACTGCGCCGTGATTGCGCCCAATACACAAACTAGCATAAGACATAAACATCCCACGAAATTCGATCTCATTTTCGATAAAATTGACACTAATAATTCCTCCTATTAAATCGTATTAAATCGTTGATGTACAGAATCTTTTTCTATACTTGATTAAGTTTATAGTATCTGTTATAGTTGTAACACATGTTACAACTATAACAAATCAGAAATTTAAATGGAAGATACACAATCTTCTATTTTGTTACAGTTTGGAGGCTCTAACGTATGAAACAATCTGAAAGAAGCAAGCAATGGTTAGCAGATTCATTGCTTATTCTCATAAAAGACACGCCTTATAACCAGATTACTATCACCGACATAACGGAGAAAGCTGGCGTATCAAGACTTACTTTTTATAGAAATTTTGAAAACAAAGAAGATATTTTAAAGTTTCATTTCGACCGTGTATTCTCTGAATATATTTCATCAATTCAAGGAGACGAATTCGATTTAGAACAGGCTTTAGCTCAGTGTTTCTGTTTTTGGCAGAATTTAACACCTGAAATTAAAGTATGTCTACAAAACGACCTTCATAAGGTTATGTATCGTCCGCTAGAAGAATACTTAAATGTTGTTTTGTCGAAAGGACAATATAGCGATTCATTTACTCGAGTACAAAAGACATTTATTATTGGAGGTCTTTTTTCTTCTATGGTATCTTTTACAGACGAAAGCTCTGAAGAAACTCCCGAAGAAATGGCGAAGGCTGTACTAGGGATACTCAATCATAAACGAGCTCTCTAAAAATCCAATATTGCAACAGAAGATAATTACATTAGGATATTTTTGACACAAGAAAACAACCTAGCAGAATTTTCTGTTTAGGTTGTTTGTTGTTCATTATATATCCTTCAGAATATATCATATTTTTTCTTGTATAAAATTCTATTTCCTCCATCACCATCAATTACACCAGAATTTTCAAAACTCATTTTTTTATAAAAACGATTAGCTATAGGCGATGATACAAAACACTCAAGTATTATTTCTTTATTGGTTTTAGATATTTCTCTTGTAGCATAGTCTAAAAGTTTTTGTCCAACGCCCTTGCCCCAATGTTCATTATCCACTGATAATCTTTGTATTTCATTTCCCTCTATGAAAACAAATCCAATTACTTTATCATCACATAATGCAACACTTGCATTTTCATATATACTTGATAAATCACTGTCACAAGCACCACTTTCTATATATCCGTCTGCTAACTCATCTCCAAGATGTGTTCTTTCATATATATTTACATTTTTACGCCCAGGTTCTAATACCGCACTTTTATCATTGTCACTTGCTTTTCTAATTTCAACTTCCATGATTACCTCCTGTCCTTTATAATACCTTAACACAAACTCAATAAATATGTCTATCAGTGCTAGGAATTATCTTTGACACCATTTTTACACCATCTAAAAATCACTTCTTCAATTTTTGATAAAAGAATTTCTCCAGAACCCTTCTATTCTTCCGTGAGCTTTTTAATTGATTGTTCTATATCTTCTATAGATGGTAGTGCACTTTCAATCTCCGTTGGTAATAGTTTTGATAATTGGTATTCTGATATTCCAATCGGAACACTACTTGCTTCGACTGCATATTGTGCCATTACATTATCTTTTGTTTTACAAATAATAAGTCCTATCGTAGGATTATCTACATCCTTTTTTAATTGATGATTAATAGCCACCACATAAGTCCCTATCTGACCTAAATGAGATGCATCAAATTCTCCTATTTTTAAATCTATTACAATATAACATCTTAAGTTCATATGATAAAATAATAAGTCTACAATTACTTCTTTTTCTCCGATAACTAGTGGCTGCTGACGACCTATATATGCAAATCCTTGTCCAAGTTCTAATAAAAACTTTGTAATATTACTTGTCAATGCATCTTCTAATTCTTTTTCTCTATATCCTTCTGTCAATGTAATAAAGTCAAAATTATATGGATCTTTTATTGCCTCTTTTGCTAAATCGCTCTGAATTTCAGGTAAATGCACCTCAAAATTTGTAATTGCTTTTCCTCTTGCTGCATATAAATTTACACTCAAATAATTTAGTAGCATTGATCTGCTCCAACCATTTTCAATTGTTTTATTCACATAAAAAATTGCTTCCTGCACATCTTTACACTTTGTCATAATTAAAATATGATGCCCCCAAGGTATCATACATATTTGTTTTAAATCGTCAACAAGCTGTTGACGATTTTCTTCCGACAAACAATAAAACTCATAAAAACGCTTCATATATTTTAAATTAGTAACCGAAAATCCTTTGACATCAGGAAATTCTTTCTTCATTGAAAAACTCATCGTGCGATAAAATCCAATCCCCCATACGGATTCCACCTTCTTTTGAGAAATTTCTTTACCTATTTCTAAATACATTCTAATCATTTCTGTATTAACTTGAACAGCTGCCTTTAATTGACTTACATGTACTAATCGCTTTATATCGTTTATCCATATCTGATATTCTTCATTATTTACAATTTTCAAATCATTATTCATCTTTATTCCTTTCTCATAATATTCATTTGATCCATCGCTCTATGGTATCCCATGCTCCTTTATTACGTAGCCTTACTTTTTGTTGCTCTGCTACTGTTAAAACTCTACTTTCTGTTTTGGTCTAATTGTTTTAAATTCTTTCTCTTTTAAGTCTTTACCCATTTCTTACCATCCTTTCAATAGAAATGGAGTAAACTAGCATGTTGTAATTATACCACCAGTTTACCCCAGAATCCAGACTTAGGAATTACCGTTTTTGCGTCTCAAAATTATTTCTTGATTTTCTTCTTTTGTTTTATGTTTCTTCATATGAAACCTCTATCATTTTTATGATATTAGTTTATAGAAATAATGGTTCTACGCTAGGTGTTTGAATAGACGCTTACATAAAAACCATTCAAAAGCTGCTACAAAAGCTAAGTAAAAACAAGCTAGTAGTATTAGCTACTCACTACCAGCTTGTTTTTATTCCATAAGTTACTCCACACTCTCCGCCGTCTCTAACATATTTTCAATAAATATCCCATATCCCTTTGTCGGATTATTCACAAAAACATGTGTAACGGCACCGATAAGCTTTCCATTTTGGATGATGGGTGATCCTGACATTCCTTGAATAATCCCATTTGTAGAATCCAACACAGATTCATCAACTAATGTGAAAGTAATTCCTTTGATCCCAGTACTAGAATCACTATCTATTTCTGTAATCTCAATAAGACATTCTTGAATAGTATCATCCTCTAAAACAGTTAAAAAATATGCTTCCCCTAACTCTATTTCTTCTTTTGATGCACATTCTATAAGATCATTTGTATTGTATTCGATAGTATTAGTAATACCATAAATACCAAGATCACTATGATATAAAACTTCTCCTAAAACATCATCTCCAATCGTTGCAAATTTTTGCCCTGCTACACTAAATGTAGCTTTTTGAATCTCTGTAACATAACTATTATAAATAGTTCCGTTTTGTAACAAACCTAATGAAGATAAATCATCGAATGCCATTGCATGTCCTAATGCACCAAACATGTTTTCTTCAACATCAATATAGGTTAACGTTCCAATACCCAAGACTCGATCTTTTACATACAATCCTGTTTGTAAAAGGTCATCTTGATTGGACACTTTCAACTGATGTGACAATAAGTCTCCATCCCTTAAAATAGATAGTACAATTCCCTGTGAATCAACATATAACATTTGTAACTGTTCATTAAAATCACTTATTTGCCAAATTGCAACACTATTAACAGATAAAATAATATCTCCCTCATTTAATCCATTTTCTAAAGGATTATAAGAATTATCATCTATTATAATATTATATCCTCCCGTAATAACTACTCCTGGACATTCCAATTCAATTGCAATAGATGCACCAGAAGGAATAACTGTTTTTGCATATAATGCAAAAACACTATTGAAAAGCAAAATTAAAACAATAAAAATTGATAGAAATGATTTTTTTAAAAGCATAGACACCTCCTTTTGTAACCATTGTTACAAAATAGTTTGGCATCTATGCTTTTTATTATGTAAGATTTTTTTTAATAAAACGAACATGCTCTAATGATTCCTCAGTAATATTTTTTCCTGATATCATTTTTGCTAATTCCTCATTACTTGCTTGTTCATCAAGTAATTCTACTTTCACATGTGTTGAAATATCATCACTTTGCTTTGAAATAAAATAATGATAATCTTCATACGCTGCCACTTGGAATAAGTGCGTAATACAAAGTACTTGATAATGTTTCGAAATACGTTTCATAACACTTCCAATACTTTGAGCAACTTCTCCACTAACTCCACTATCTGCTTCATCAAAAATAATGGTAGAAGTAGTACCATATTTAAGTGTTTGAAGCTTAATTGCTAACATAATACGTGACAATTCACCACCAGAAGCAATTTTATGCAAAGGTTGTAATTTACTCCCAACATTTGTTTGAATTAAAAAACTAACCGCATCAATACCTTGTTTATTTAAATCAACTAAATCAAAATGAATCATAAAAACAACATTTGGTAGATGTAATTCTTTTAACAGTAATTCAATATCACTCTGTAAAATAAGGGCTTTTTGTTTACGTAATGAAGATATGGCTTGGGCTTGATGCATCATTTCCTTTTTAATATCTAAAAACTGATTTTGAAGTTGGTCTAAAAGAGATTCTCTTTGACTTGCAAATTCAATTTTTTTAACTAAATCATCTCTAGCACTAATAATACTTTCTAAAGAAAAACCATATTTTTTCTTTAAACGATTAAGCTTCCTTAATACATCCGATATATTTTCTAAATCAACACTATCATAATCCTGTCCATAATAAATAGTAGTAAAATTAGAATGGATATCTTTGATTGTATAAAATAAATCATATAATTTGTGATAATCTTCTTGATAATCTACATCCTCTTCTAATGTATCAATTTCACTAAGTGCTTCTTTTAATCCTGTGAATACTTGATTATCCATCAAGTATTCATAGCGTAAAAAAGATTCTTGAATTTTTAATGTATTTTCCATTTTCTTTTTTAAAGCATGTAGTTCATCTTCGTTAATATCATCTATATCAATAGCATTAATTTCATCAAGCTGTGCTTGATAAAAATCAATTTGTTCATCACTATATTCTTCTTGTTCTAAAGTAGCTATTTCTTTTTTTAAAATAGAGAATTTTTTAAATAACATTTGATATTCTCTAATAAGAGGTTCTAAATCATCATGTATGTATTGGTCCAATAATCCTAAATGGTTTTTAGGATTAAATAAACTATGTGTTTCGAATTGAGAATGTATATCAACCATTTTAGGCATAAGTTGTTTTAAAAAAGCCAAAGAAACTGTACGATAATTCATTTTAATGATACTTTTGCCATCAATAGAAATAGATTTAGAAACAATTAAAGTATCATCTACATCAAAATCATTATCAATTAAAAGTTGTTTTATATCTTTGTTATTAGAAACATCAAAAACACCTTCTATAAAAGCTTTTTCTTCTCCATTTTTAATCATGGAAACTTGGCTACGATCACCTAATAGTTGTCCGATTGCATCAATAATAATTGACTTACCTGCCCCTGTTTGGCCAGTTAAAACAGTCATCCCTTGATGAAAATCAATTGAACATGATTCAATGATTGCAAAATTTTGTATTATTAAGCTCTGTAACATAGTTTCACCTACCCTTTTAAACTAGCATGTCCTGATTCAACAACTTCTTGAATATCTATATTTGTAGTTTGTCCATTTTTTATAAAATGTCCAATAAATTCAATATTTCCACTTCCTCCAGTAATAGGAGAAAAATCTAATGCTTGGATTATTAATCCATTATCATTTGCAAAACCAATTACTTTTTCAATCACTTGATAATGAATTTCAGGATCTTTGACAATCCCTTTTTTACCAACTTCTTCCTTACCTGCTTCAAATTGAGGTTTAATTAGTGCCATTACACTATCCCCATCTTGAATAATCTTTCCTAAAGGTTGAAAAATATGGTAAAGAGAAATGAAAGATACATCGATTGTTGCAAAATTTGGTCTACCTTCCTCGAATAAATCGATTGTGGCATGTCTAAAATTTGTTTTTTCTTTTACAATAACTCTAGGATCATTTCTTAACTTCCAAACTAATTGATTTGTGCCAACATCAACAGCATACACTTTCTTTGCTCCATTTTGTAAAGAACAGTCTGTAAAACCACCTGTAGAAGAACCAATATCTAATACGATTTTATCTTGCAAACACAAATCAAAAACTTTTATAGCTTTTTCAAGTTTTAGACCACCTCTAGAAACATATGGCATGATTGATCCTTTTACAAATAAATTAGAATCAATATCAATTTTAGTGCCAGGTTTATCAATAATATCATAATCATCTCTTACAATACCTGCCATAATGGCACGTTTTGCTTTTTCACGAGAATCAAAAAAACCTTGTTCTACTAATAAAACATCTATTCTTTCTTTGGCCATCTAAAAACTCCTTTCAATATAATATACTAACGTAATTAGGATATTACTTCTTTTATCTTTTCTAATAATGAGTATTTATCAATTTTTTCATCACGATAAATATCATCAACACTTCCTGCAATTGAATAATGATCACCAATAGCAACACTACTAATTGAAACAGTTTTGTGATTTTGACTATAATAACTTGTTAATTGAGTAAATAACCCACCATTTTGTAAGTCAGTTTCATATACAATGATTGGTAATTTATATTCTGGAAGATGATTTACTAAATCGGTATCAATAGGTTTTAAAAATCTAGCATTTACTATATATGCTGGAATATGTTCTTGTTCTAAAAGCATTTCAACCACATCCACATTATCACCATATGTTATAATAATCACTTTAGGATTATCATTGTTTTTATAGTTTAACCATTTTCCGTATACCATTTCTTGATATTGTTCAGTTGGTTTCAAAACACTATTTCTGCTGATTCTCATCATATATGGTCGATCAAAATGATCAAAAGCATAATCCATAAAGCTAAGTGCTTCATTTGCATCACGAGGTGCAAAAATTGTTAAATTTGGTACCGGTAAAAACATACCGATATCAAACACACCATGATGTGTTGGTCCATCACTACCCACTATGCCACAACGATCGATACATATAAAGGAAGGTAAATTCATTCTGGCAATATCATGATTCATTTGATCATATGCCCGTTGTATAAAAGAAGAATAAACAGAAAGAAATGGTTTAGCCCCTTGAATACTTAAGCCTGCAACAAAAGTTACGGCATGTTCCTCTGCAATTCCTACATCAAAACAACGATCAGGATAATCATGAAATAATTTTGTCATTTTTGAACCATGAACCATCGCTGGAGTAACAGCGACGATTTGATCATCTTTTGCCATTAATGTATTCATATGATTACTGACTACTTTAGACCAACTTATTTTATTTTCATCTACTTTTTCTAATGATTGTCCAGATTCAATATCAAAAGGTCCAATACCATGCCATTTCCCACACTTATCATCAACTGCATGTACATATCCTTTTCCTTTTTGAGTATGAATATGAACAACAATACTTTCTTTACTTTCTTTCGCAAAATTTAAAGCTCTTTTCAATTCATTAATATCATGTCCATCTATTGGTCCAATATAACTTAAACCAAAATCATCAAACATAGTATGTTTAATTAAACTTTTTTTAAAGAACTCTTTGATAGATCTTGAAGTAGTAAAAATCTTATTACGAACATTACCTCCAGATAATAAATTACGATAATCCTTTTTTAAATGATTATATGTATTTGAAATTCGAATATTCGATAAAAAATGTTCTACATTTCCAACACGACTTCCAATCGACATATGATTATCATTTAATATTAAAATTACTTTATTATTTAAAGATGCGATGTGATTAAGTGCTTCTAAAGAAGGTCCTGATAGCATTGCACCATCTCCTACTACGGGAACAACATGAAAATTTTCATTTTTCAAATCCCTTGCAACCGCCATTCCAATAGCACCACTTAGTGCTGTTGAAGAATGTCCAGCTTCCCATACATCATGTTTCGATTCTTTGGTTTTTTGAAAACCGGATAAACCATCTGTTTTCCTCAAGGTAGGAAAATATTTTGCTCGACCAGTTAGTATTTTATGTACATAAGATTGATGTCCAACATCAAAAAATATTTTATCATTTGGAGAATCAAAAACAAGGTGTAAAGCTATTGTTAGTTCCACAATACCTAAATTACTAGATAGATGTCCACCCGTCTTTGAAATATTTTCAATTAAGAACGTACGAATAGAATCCGCTAAGTCATTTAGTTGTTTATCATCTAAAGTTTTTAAAAACTCAGGAGATTCTATTTTTGTAAGATCCATTTAATTCCCTCTTTTCTTTAATTGTTCAAAAATACCTAAATATATCTCATTATCACATGTTAGAGAAGATAATAAAGATTGACACTCTTTCAATAATTTTTCAACTTCTTGACAAGAAGCATCCATACCTAATAATTTAACATAGGTTGCTTTTCCATTTGCAATATCACTACCTGCATTCTTCCCTAATTTATCACTAGTCATTGTTACATCTAAAATATCATCTTGAATTTGGAACGCTAATCCTATCTTCATACCAATTTCTTTCCAAGTTGAAACATTATCATTGTCAACAATTGTTGCACCCATTTCTAGTGCAGCACTAATTAAAGCACCTGTTTTATAATAATGAATTTCTTCTAATTTTGTTAAATCAATTTTTTTCTTTTCAGATTCCATATCTAAATTTTGACCATATATCATGCCTTCCACACCACTAGCATCAAATAGGATTTGTAAACTTTTCAACTTTAATTCAGTATCAATATTAGCATTTAATATTACTAACATTGCTTGGTTTAAAAGAGCGTCACCAGCTAAAATAGCTGTTGCTTCTCCAAATTTAATATGACAAGTTGGTTTTCCACGACGTAATGAATCATCATCCATCCCTGGTAAATCATCATGAATTAAAGAATACGTATGAATCATTTCAATAGCACAAGCAATATCTAAATATTCCTCATAACTTACTCCATAACTACTTAAAACTTCTAAAAAGAAAACTGGACGTAATCTTTTACCACCTGCCATTAAAGAATATTGCATAGCATCTCTAACTTTACTAGGTTTGTAACTATCCATTATTTCCTGTAATCTTGTTTCTAATTGTTCTATCATATTATTCACCCTCTTTGAAATCTACAAATTCACCATTAATTTGTATTTTTGCAACCTTTCCTTCTATATTTTGTAGTTTTTTATTACAATGATTTGTTAGTAATATTCCTTCTTGATATAATTCAACACTTTGTTCTAATGATGTTTGTTGAGATTCTAATAATCTAACTATTTCTTCTATTCTTTTTAATGCTTCTTCAAATGTCATCTTATCCATTATGATTCCTCCCTTTTAGCTAATGCATAAACTATTCCATCATGATATTGTACTTTTAAAAGATCATTGTTATTTATATCTTTACTGCTAGTTATCACTTTATCATTAATATAAGTTATTGAATAACCTCTTTGCATTACTTTTAATGGGCTTAATGCATCTAACATAGCAACACTTTTGTTCCAACGATTTTGATTATTTAAAAGACGTGTATTCATTTGATGATGTAATGATTGTTCTAAACTATTTATATGTTGTGATGTATTTATTAAAAATAGTTTACTTAAGTGATGAAACTGTTGTGACGTTTTTTCAAAATTCACTTTCGTATTTATTATTTTGTTATCAAAAATATATTTCATATTATCCTGCGTATGTGCTAAACGTAGTTGATAATTTGTTACTAACTTTTCTGGATTTTTAAATAAATAAAAATTTGATAATGCATCTAATTTTTGTCTGTTCATTTGCACTTGATGTAATAATATTTCATGTAAACGACGTTCCAATATATTGGCAGATTGCTTTAATTCCATTAAATCGGGACAAGCAAGTGTAGCTCCAGCAGTTGGCGTTAATCCTCTTGCATCAGCAACATAATCACATATCGTAACATCAATTTCATGTCCAACCGCATTTATAATTGGTGTTTTACATGCAAATATTG from Tannockella kyphosi harbors:
- the xseA gene encoding exodeoxyribonuclease VII large subunit codes for the protein MERQYLTVASLNRYIGSVIDKDTHLQKVYIKGEISNVKHHSSGHLYFTLKDDNSRINAVMFSYNFKSLAFEAKEGLKVLIEGSVSVYDAGGTYSIRVNTMELDGVGNLFLQFEQLKKDLLKEGLFDQANKKDIPKFPRSIAILTAYPSAALMDIMRVIRQRYPVVKVIIFPIPVQGKGAYVTISNKLKEVDQYGFSTILLARGGGSIEDLWNFNEEQLARTIFACKTPIINAVGHEIDVTICDYVADARGLTPTAGATLACPDLMELKQSANILERRLHEILLHQVQMNRQKLDALSNFYLFKNPEKLVTNYQLRLAHTQDNMKYIFDNKIINTKVNFEKTSQQFHHLSKLFLINTSQHINSLEQSLHHQMNTRLLNNQNRWNKSVAMLDALSPLKVMQRGYSITYINDKVITSSKDINNNDLLKVQYHDGIVYALAKREES